CCCGCCCTGGGTCCCATGCGGGATTCTTTGCAGTTTAAGGAAGTAGAAAGTGAGCCCTGATGCAACCCAGACTGCCGGCTCTGGAGAGTGATTCTCTCTTCCAACCCCAGTCTGAGGAAAGGGCTTGGAGGAGACCTTTTGTGCGGGAAGTTCTTGCGTTTTATGCCCTGGAAAGCTTGCAACATCCTTACAGCCATCTCACCTCTAAGTCGTCCGCCAGATTACTCGCTGAAAACTCATAACTCCGTCTCCAACTTCCCGCCAGAGTTCTCCACCAGAGAGCGTTTTCAAACTGTGTTCAAAATCTAGCTCTTTTAACCACTACCATCTCTGCACTTTCCAGTAGCACGTTCATTCTCCTGGCCTCAAGCTCACAAGCACTTCTGTTCCTCAGCCCTGGTCCAGTCTCTGGCAGCCTGCTTCCTACCCTCACTGTCACTGGTCAAGTCCTGCCCTCCTTTCCAACTGCCTGGATTCTGGCAGTAGCCCACTACCTCGCTGTCCAGGGGCTCTCTGTCTCTTTTGTCTTCCTTCCCTGCCAGTTTGATGGTCCCAAAACGTCTGTGAGCTTGTAGCCCCCACCCGAGGTCCTCAGGGACTTCCATTGTCTGCTGAACTCAGTACTGCTCTCCTTGAACTTGGTGCTCAGAGCTCTTGGTAAAGGGACCTCAACCTCTTAAGCTTTATCTACGGTATTCtctgctttttttaattttaattgaagtGTAGTTGATATACCATGTCGTAttctctgctttaaaaaaaaaaaaaatctcacattaGACCCACATTCTTCTGGAAGCCTCCTGCTCCTGTCCCATCTTGAGCTATTGATCCCCTTTTCTGCAAGACCCACCCAGCTCAGAAGTACCTCTTGCTGCCCTATTCCTCCCTAAGCGCCTGTAGTGCTCTGTACCTCACTGTGCTTTACCTGTTTTGCCTTGGAAAGCCTTACTCCTCACCCGCCTTTGACTGCAGCATTGAAAAGTGTTTGGTAAATCTCTCTGTTCCTTCCAGTTAATTGAGTGTAAAAGTACTAAATAAATACctcttgatttattttattatttttgtgtgtgtgtgaggaagattagccctgagctaacatctgtcgccaatcctctttttgctgaggaagagtggcccttggctaacatccgtgcccatcttcctctactttatatggcacgccgccacagcatggcttgataagtggtgcgttggtgctgcCTGGTATCAGGGCCCCGGCCCgcccgccgcagtggagcacgcgcacttaaccgcttcgccaccaggcctgccctgtATCgcttgatttaaagtgagagtcATACCCAGGTTACTTCACATGGTTGATGTTGCCGTTTTCTTTCAGAGCTCAGGGAATGGAAGCAGAAAGGCTTAATAAAGGCATTTAAGTTAATGGCTTCCCACTGCTCCTTGTGTAAAGGTCCAACACCTTAGCTTCCAAGGCCTGCAGGGCAGAGCTGCACCTACTTTTCCAGCCTCAGCTCCTCTCACTGCCCCTCTTGGTTGCCTGTGGGCCAGCCACATTGACTGTTTTTTGGTCCCTTCAAGTTTGTGTGTTCTCTccagcctcagagcctttgcacatgctgtttgctctgcctgggaatTCACTACCCCTCAGTCCACAGGCCACTCTCAGGAACCCTCTTCCTTCACATCCCAGGCTAGGTTACTCCCTGCCCTTCCCATGTAATCATAATACGAGGTACCCTGGGTTCTTCCTTCACAGCATACTTGGTGAGTAAATGTGTTTGTGATTAGGTGGCTAGTATCTTTCTCCCTCACTGGACTGTAAGTCTCCTGAGGACAGGAGCCCAGATCTGCTTTGCTCTCCATCTAACATAGAGCCTGGTGCACAgtagatatttattaaatatttgttgaataaatgaaggaggcATCTTAAAATTCAGGAAAGCAGAAATCTGTATTTGCTTTCTAAATCCTGGGTCTGCGTTGCATCTGAGTTGCAatttattcactcagcaaatatttattcatccCTACAGTGTGCCAGACATTGGCCTAGGCCCTGGGGATTCAGTGGTGAACTCATAGACAAAACCTCTGGTCAGGGAAACAtacagtaaatacataaacaaaaaaaaataccgTTGAATAGTGAAGAGTATTTAGGGTAGGAGATAGAAAGTGACATGGGTAGGAGGGATGTCGGGAGACGGTCTGTACCTCCTCCCCCTTTTGCCTGGGACAGTCCAGTTTATGTTTGTTGAAGTGTCTTGGTTTGGGCAATgaattatatggtcaccctagTTATAGACAGAATATAGACATGGTGTCTGTGAGGTTTTTCTaaagaggtgatatttgagcagagatcagcacaaagagaaaaaacaaattttgccTCCTGTGAAGGTGtgcaggaagaggagggagcagggaggagctTGATGAGTTTGGGAACTAGAAGGAAGGCGAGTGTTGCTGGAACCAGGTGGTCTTCATTAAGGAGTTTAGAGGGTTTTAAGTCAGGAGCTATGTGTTCTGAGTGGTGTTGCACCAACCCAACCACCTCAGAAACTGAAAAGTTTTACTCCCatataataatttcttaatagatttattgagttataattgatgtataataaattacacatatttaaaatatacaatttggTAGGCTTGGCATATGTATGAGCCCATTAAGCCATCACCACATTCAAGATAATAAACATGTTGATCATCCCgaaaagtttccttgtgctccTCTCTAATCACTTGTTTTCTCTTGCCTCTCCCTGTACCCCTGCATCCCTCTCCCAGACAACCACTGAGCTGCTCTCTGTCTTTGTAGATTAGTTTATAATTTctaggattttatatatatatatgtatgtatggaatcatacagtatgtattattatattgggggggtctggcttctttcacttctataattattttgaaattcacccatgttgtagcatgtatcactagtcctttttattgctgagtagtattccattgtgtgcttataccacagtttgtttatctgttcactcACTGACAGACTTTTGGGTGGTTGCCGGtttttagctattacaaataaagctactatgatcAATCGTGTATAAGTCTTTGAATGGtctgtgctttcatttctcttggtaaatacctaggagtggaatggctggatcatatggtaggtttgtgtttaaccttttaaagaaactgccaaattgttttccaaagtggctctgTCATTTTagatttccaccagcagtgtgtgcgaGTTTcacttcctccacatcctcaccaacacttggtatgatcagtttttttttttgttttttggtgaggagatcagccctgtgccaacatctgccaatcctcctctttttttgctgaggaagactggccctggactaacatctgtgcccatcttcctccactccacatgggacgcggccacagcatggcttgccaagcagtgcgttggtgcgcgcctggatccgaactggtgaaccctgggctgccacagcagagcaggcgcactcaaccgcctgtgccaccaggctggccccatgattAGTTTTTTTAACTTGAGCCattctaagaagtgtgtggtggtatctcattgtggttttaattgcatttccctaatgacttgaTGTTGAGTACTTCATGTtctttttggccatctgtatatcttctttggggaagtatctaaatctttctttttttttgtgaggaagatcagccctgagctaacatccatgccaatcctcctcttcttttgctgaggaagaccggctctgagctaacatctcttgccaatccttctcctttttttcttccccaaagccccagtagacagccgtatgtcatagttgcacatccttctagttgctgtatgtgggacgcggcctcagcatggccagacaagcggtgcctcggtgcgcgcccgggatccgaacccgggccgccagcagtggagcgcgtgcactcaaccgctaagccacggggccggcccgaaatcttttgaccatttttcattgggttgttttcttactgtgttttgagagttctttatctattctacTATTaggcctttatcagatatgtgatttgaaaatgttttctcccGATCTGTGGCTtggcttttcattcttttaatatctttttttttcttttgtttattgcagtaacattggtttataacattgtataaatttcaggtgtacatcattatacttctatttctgcatagattacatcatgtttaccacccaaatactaattacaacccatcaccacacacatgtgccgaattatccctttcgccctcctcccctcccccttcccctctggtaaccaccaatccaatctctgtctctatgtgtttgtttgttgttgttattatctactacttaatgagtgagatcatacagtatttgaccttctccctctgacttatttcactttgcataataccctcattgtccatccatgttgtcacaaatggctggatttcatcgtttcttatggttgagtagtattgcattgcgtatatataccacatcttctttattcatttgtcccttgatgggcacttaggttgcttccaagtcttggctattgtgactaatgctgcaatgaacacaggggtgcgtgtatctttatgcattggtgttttcaagttctttggataaatacccagcagtggaatagctggatcatatggtagttctatccttaattttttgaggaatctccatattgttttccatagtggctgcaccagtttgcactcccaccagcagtgtatgagagttcccttctctccacatcctctccaacacatgttgtttcctgtcttgttaattatagccattctgacgggcgtgaggtgatatctcattgtagttttggtttgcatttccctgatagtaaatgatgttgaacatcttttcatgtgcctgttggccatctgtatatcatctttggagaaatgtctattcaggtcttttgcccattttttaattgggttattagtttttttgttgttgagatacatcagtttttttttgtgtgtgtgtttgaggaagatcagccctgagctaacatccatgctaatcctcctctttttgctgaggaagaccggctctgagctaacatctattgccaatcctcctcctttttttatccccaaagccccagtagatagttgtatgtcatagttgcacatccttctagctgctgtatgtgggacgccgcctcagcatggccggagaagcggtgcatcggggtgcgcgtgggatccgaacccggccgccagcagcggagcgtgcgcacttaaccgctaagccacggggccggcccctaatgtgtttttcatttagtttttattatgaaaagtttccatacatacacaaaaatagaatTGTAAAATGAATCCCCATATGTCCATTTCTCAGATTCAGAAATTGTTgggattttgccacatttgctccATCtgatctttttttgggggggagggaggaagctaTAGTATTTTGAAACAAATCTCAGACCTTCTTTCATTTAATTCCTACAGATTTTAGTGTGCATCTCTgaaatgtgtaaatattttcttccatgacCTAATGCCATTATCAGACCTAATAGAATTAATAATTCTATTGATATTGAATTGATATTATCAAATTTCCCTGATTGCCTAAAAAATGCCTTTTTACAGCTTTTTTGTTCCAATTAGAATGCAAACAAGGTCCAAACATTGCACTAGGTTTGGGTCTCTTTTAATCCAGGATGCTTAATATACATTTGTTGAATTAGATTGCATCTGActtctcctcccactctgtgCAAAAGTTTGTTGTTACAACTTTTTccttttaggaatttttttccttaatttcaaTAGGATATGTTGAAAATTATGTCAAAGTTATAAAAACTAATTTTTGCCCTGTGTATATACTTGTCTTTGAAAGCCAGGtaaagggaaaagaggaaaaggcCGGGGCAAGTCTCATGGGAAGAAACAGAAGAGACCAGAAGTGGACATCCTCAGCCCAGCCGCGATGCTGAACCTCTACTACGTCGCCCACAACATCACCGACTGCCTTCGCCTGCGGGGCTTCCGGTGGCCAGGTGCTCCCAAGTCAAAAGGGAAAAACAAGACTTAAGTGATAGCATTTCACAGCATATCTACAGAGAACAGAACTTGGGGAAGAGAAATCGGGAGAATACGACTTTTAGAAGCAAAATAGACTTTACTGAAAGCGGCTTGAGTTGCAAGCTAAGCGTGCTTTTCTAAGTGTGATAGTTAATGATAAAGAAATGCACTTCATTTCTTCAGCTAAATCCAGGTATGGTTAGCCACTTTGGTTTTTCAGAAGTTAAGGGCAAAAAAGTCTGAATATTCCTACATAGCATGGTGAAATTGAtaggactttaaaaaattattgtaattCTGGGTCAGAATTAAACCTTGCTCTCAAAAGGCTGTTCTCTCTTgcatgagtttttttcttttgccaaagGGGGTTTGTTATTTAGAGATGTGGCAAAAAGCACAGGATTTGCTtatgaacattcctctcttgGGAGCTGTTTCCTTTCCCCAtctttttcaggaaaaataataaatatcttgTTTCTGTAATTTTCTTCTCAGCAGTCTGACTCTTGTCTGATTTGAATTAGCCACAGACCCCAGTGGAGACTGAGACTGTCACTTTGCTCTGACCTTGCTGGGCTTGTAAACAAGTGGTTCCAAGAGCTGACAGCAGTTAGTGGTGGGGGTGCATGGAGAAGGGCGCAGGTCAGCGCTCATCCCTCTTGTGTCTATTCCACCTGacccttctccctcttcttcccacCTTCAGCAGGCTTTCTTTTAAACTTGACGGACCCTGAGTTATGGAACTGGCACTAGAAGTTTGCCGTAGGCATTCTGCTGATATGCCAGGATCTCCCTAGCCTGTGAGGAGACACCCAAGAGAGAAAACTGCAGTTCTCCCAGCCCAAAAGGCCTAAAAGCCCCAAACGTGAAACTTGGAAGGAAAGACATTTTTAAGTGTGAACACCATCTCTGAATCACTTAGCATTCATCCCTGCTTCCTGCTGTCTCTCCTGGCGTGTCTTGCCTCTTCCCCCAATGCAGACACCTG
The nucleotide sequence above comes from Diceros bicornis minor isolate mBicDic1 chromosome 3, mDicBic1.mat.cur, whole genome shotgun sequence. Encoded proteins:
- the SMKR1 gene encoding small lysine-rich protein 1; amino-acid sequence: MPGKGKRGKGRGKSHGKKQKRPEVDILSPAAMLNLYYVAHNITDCLRLRGFRWPGAPKSKGKNKT